One window from the genome of Nitrospira sp. SG-bin1 encodes:
- a CDS encoding HxlR family transcriptional regulator: MVTRRTCPAESTVELIGGRWKIVILWYLFQDIKRFSELQRALHGVTQKVLTQQLRDMERHGLVARTVYAQVPPKVEYSLTPLGVSLKPVVEAMHQWGMAHGFTGK, encoded by the coding sequence ATGGTCACACGTCGGACGTGCCCGGCAGAATCAACGGTGGAACTCATCGGCGGGCGGTGGAAGATTGTCATCTTGTGGTATCTCTTTCAAGACATCAAACGCTTCTCCGAGTTGCAACGCGCGCTCCATGGCGTCACTCAGAAAGTCCTGACGCAACAGCTCAGAGATATGGAACGGCACGGTTTGGTGGCACGGACTGTCTATGCACAAGTCCCTCCCAAAGTGGAGTACTCTCTGACTCCTCTGGGCGTCAGCCTCAAACCGGTCGTGGAGGCCATGCACCAATGGGGCATGGCGCATGGCTTCACGGGAAAATAG
- a CDS encoding phosphoglycerate mutase, whose translation MNELWLIRHGETEWSAAKRHTGRTDMALTSAGERQAAALSRSLAGRQFASVLCSPLRRARQTCELAGYGDAATVTEDLLEWDYGIYEGRTTQEVRSEQPGWSIWTASVAKGESIEQVGDRAQRVIQAASAAKGDVILFAHAHILRILAACWLGLPPDAGRLFVLRTASISVLGFEHDTRVMTRWNVQHEDQT comes from the coding sequence ATGAATGAGTTGTGGCTGATTCGACATGGTGAGACGGAGTGGAGCGCGGCCAAGCGGCATACCGGCCGGACCGACATGGCGTTGACCTCGGCGGGTGAGCGTCAGGCTGCCGCCTTGAGCCGGTCGCTGGCCGGTCGTCAGTTTGCATCGGTGCTCTGTAGTCCGCTCCGTCGTGCCCGCCAGACCTGCGAATTGGCGGGTTATGGCGATGCGGCCACCGTGACCGAGGACCTGCTGGAATGGGACTATGGCATCTATGAGGGAAGAACGACGCAGGAAGTCAGATCAGAACAGCCTGGATGGTCGATCTGGACGGCTTCCGTCGCGAAGGGCGAGTCGATCGAACAAGTGGGTGACCGTGCCCAACGGGTGATACAGGCGGCGTCAGCCGCCAAGGGCGATGTAATACTGTTCGCTCACGCCCACATCCTCCGCATACTTGCCGCGTGCTGGCTTGGTCTACCGCCCGACGCGGGGAGGCTCTTCGTGCTTCGTACTGCCTCGATAAGCGTGCTCGGCTTCGAGCACGACACACGCGTCATGACTCGGTGGAACGTCCAACATGAGGACCAGACATGA
- a CDS encoding K+/H+ antiporter, producing MTLTIEFILLAASGLLLLSVIASKTFGRMGIPALLLFLGIGMLAGSDGPGGIHFDYPWLAQSLGVVALAFILFAGGMDTEWASVRRVLGIGIGLSTVGVAVTAGLVGWFATIALQMSWLEGLLIGAIVSSTDAAAVFAVMRSRYVSLRGTLKPLLELESGSNDPMAVFLTIGIISLITGTSDSPFDLVPMFIRQMVLGGAIGYGVGKLMVLLVNRLRLEYDGLYPVLTLSLVLFTYSGSTWLGGNGFLAVYLAGLMMGNSEFVHKRSLTRFHDGLAWLMQISMFLVLGLQVFPTQLVPIAGTGLLLALFLMFIARPVAVFATLALTHLSLREKTMVAWVGLRGAVPIILATFPLLAEIPQATTTFHLVFFIVLTSVLLQGTSIPIAARWLKVDEPLSPRKESSPIWDAPTSLKSGLLEVRIPEYSWAIGQRLLDLGLPKGAFILLIARNGKCFVPDGTTVLQADDSLLAFTDQFSFLRLRSILESRHQPLPSSEPPDDRGVEVI from the coding sequence ATGACACTGACGATCGAGTTTATCCTGCTCGCTGCTTCCGGGCTCCTATTGCTGAGCGTCATCGCAAGTAAAACGTTTGGCAGAATGGGCATCCCAGCGCTCTTGTTGTTCCTCGGTATTGGGATGCTGGCGGGGTCGGACGGTCCGGGTGGCATACATTTCGACTACCCCTGGTTGGCCCAGTCTCTCGGCGTCGTGGCGCTCGCCTTCATTCTGTTTGCCGGCGGGATGGACACCGAGTGGGCGAGCGTCCGTAGGGTGTTGGGAATCGGCATAGGTCTGTCGACCGTGGGGGTCGCCGTGACGGCCGGGCTGGTCGGGTGGTTCGCCACGATAGCGTTGCAGATGTCATGGTTAGAAGGACTCCTCATCGGCGCGATCGTGTCCTCGACCGATGCCGCGGCGGTGTTTGCCGTGATGCGGTCACGCTACGTCAGCCTGCGCGGCACCTTGAAACCATTGCTCGAACTCGAGTCCGGCAGCAACGATCCGATGGCAGTCTTTCTCACCATCGGCATAATTTCCCTGATCACGGGAACTTCCGATTCACCGTTCGACCTGGTGCCGATGTTCATACGGCAGATGGTTCTCGGCGGAGCGATCGGGTACGGGGTCGGCAAGTTGATGGTGCTGCTGGTGAACCGGCTACGCCTTGAATATGACGGGCTCTATCCCGTTCTCACCCTATCGCTCGTGCTCTTCACGTACAGCGGAAGCACATGGCTCGGCGGAAACGGGTTTCTGGCCGTCTATTTGGCCGGCCTCATGATGGGAAACAGCGAATTCGTCCATAAACGAAGTCTGACCCGTTTTCACGACGGACTGGCCTGGCTCATGCAGATCAGCATGTTCCTGGTTCTAGGGTTGCAGGTCTTCCCTACGCAGCTCGTACCGATCGCCGGTACAGGGCTGCTCTTGGCGTTGTTCCTGATGTTCATTGCGCGGCCGGTGGCTGTCTTTGCGACCTTGGCGTTGACGCATCTCAGCCTGAGGGAGAAAACCATGGTCGCCTGGGTAGGGCTGCGCGGGGCCGTGCCGATTATTCTGGCCACCTTTCCGCTCCTCGCCGAGATTCCTCAGGCCACCACGACATTTCATCTCGTGTTTTTTATCGTCCTCACATCTGTGTTGTTGCAGGGAACTTCCATCCCCATTGCAGCTCGCTGGCTGAAGGTCGACGAGCCGTTGTCGCCGCGCAAGGAGTCCTCCCCGATATGGGACGCGCCGACCAGCCTCAAGAGCGGGCTCCTTGAAGTCCGGATCCCGGAATACTCCTGGGCGATCGGACAGCGATTGCTGGACCTGGGCCTTCCGAAGGGCGCTTTCATACTCCTGATCGCTCGAAACGGTAAGTGTTTCGTTCCGGACGGGACGACTGTGTTGCAGGCCGACGACTCCCTTCTTGCATTCACCGACCAATTTTCCTTTCTCCGATTGCGGTCGATTCTCGAAAGCCGACATCAGCCTTTGCCGTCCTCGGAACCTCCGGATGACCGAGGCGTCGAAGTCATATAA
- a CDS encoding (2Fe-2S)-binding protein, whose protein sequence is MAESRWTEVGAVEELKRKPLQEVMCGKTAIALSYRDGAFAAISGVCNHVGGPLGEGRPDGDYIVCPWHYWKFHYKTGQGESGYDRDQVPAYETKIENGRLYIDLSSATKRKKQPHAPHPLARPVVRKPGPIRIVGISTTAMTADHPRFSTSDTLLEAALNHAQQIGLEAQCIKLRDLSFRACEGFYSKAAPACTWPCSITQMDPTDQLDRVYEAIVHWADVILVSTPIRWGNASSLYFKMVERMNCIQNQETIAKKHLLKNKVAAFIIMGGQDNVQGVAGQLMTFWAEVGCQFPQFPFIAHSRGWSAEDMERNVSEVQNSRELREGAQELVARAAEMAKLMVTGQIPDHPLAPGGRKAHQLDSEPTG, encoded by the coding sequence ATGGCTGAAAGCCGATGGACGGAGGTGGGCGCAGTGGAGGAACTGAAGCGCAAGCCTTTGCAAGAAGTCATGTGCGGCAAGACAGCGATCGCGCTCTCATATAGAGATGGGGCATTCGCGGCGATCTCTGGAGTCTGCAATCACGTCGGCGGACCACTCGGTGAGGGCCGGCCCGACGGCGACTACATCGTCTGTCCTTGGCATTACTGGAAGTTTCACTACAAAACAGGGCAAGGCGAATCGGGATATGACCGGGACCAGGTACCGGCCTATGAAACGAAGATCGAGAACGGCCGGCTATACATCGATTTATCGTCGGCCACGAAACGCAAGAAGCAACCGCACGCCCCTCACCCATTGGCTCGCCCTGTCGTCCGGAAACCAGGACCGATTCGTATCGTGGGGATTTCCACGACGGCGATGACGGCGGACCATCCCCGGTTCAGCACCTCTGATACGCTGCTGGAGGCGGCACTGAACCATGCACAACAAATCGGGCTAGAGGCCCAGTGCATCAAGCTCCGGGATCTGAGCTTCCGGGCCTGCGAAGGGTTCTACTCGAAAGCTGCACCGGCCTGCACCTGGCCCTGCTCGATTACGCAGATGGATCCCACGGATCAACTCGATCGGGTGTACGAAGCGATCGTCCATTGGGCCGACGTGATCCTGGTTTCAACACCGATTCGGTGGGGCAATGCCAGCAGCTTGTATTTCAAGATGGTCGAGCGGATGAACTGCATCCAAAACCAAGAGACTATCGCGAAAAAGCACCTCCTTAAGAACAAAGTGGCGGCCTTCATCATCATGGGCGGGCAAGACAATGTACAGGGCGTGGCCGGACAGCTCATGACCTTTTGGGCGGAGGTCGGCTGCCAATTTCCTCAATTTCCGTTCATCGCCCATTCACGAGGTTGGAGCGCGGAGGACATGGAACGGAACGTCAGTGAGGTGCAGAACAGCCGCGAGCTGCGAGAGGGGGCGCAGGAGCTGGTGGCCCGCGCAGCAGAGATGGCCAAATTAATGGTCACCGGACAGATTCCCGATCATCCCCTCGCACCCGGTGGTCGCAAGGCCCATCAGTTGGACAGCGAACCTACCGGCTAG
- a CDS encoding maltose acetyltransferase, producing MKSEKAKMLAGELYRSADPELVADAERAQRWVARYNATPSDATEARMALLRRLCGSVGDDTVIRPPFACDYGYNIRLGRKTFINFNCVFLDCALIEIGDNLQMGPAVQVYTAAHPLEADVRRSGLEYARPIRIGNDVWIGGGAIILPGVTIGDRSIIGAGSVVVHDVPTAKVIAGNPARIIRTLDGSSDMEV from the coding sequence ATAAAATCGGAAAAAGCCAAGATGCTGGCCGGCGAGCTGTATCGTTCGGCTGACCCGGAGCTTGTCGCAGACGCGGAACGGGCTCAACGCTGGGTGGCACGGTACAATGCCACGCCCAGTGACGCGACGGAAGCCCGCATGGCGCTGCTGCGCCGGCTCTGTGGTTCAGTCGGCGACGACACGGTGATCAGACCGCCCTTCGCCTGCGACTATGGCTATAACATCCGGCTCGGCCGGAAGACCTTCATCAACTTCAACTGTGTCTTTCTCGACTGTGCGCTCATCGAGATCGGGGACAATCTGCAAATGGGACCGGCCGTGCAGGTTTACACCGCCGCGCATCCGCTCGAAGCGGATGTACGGCGATCCGGACTGGAATATGCCCGCCCGATCCGCATCGGAAACGATGTGTGGATCGGAGGCGGTGCGATCATTCTTCCGGGGGTGACCATCGGCGACCGCAGCATCATCGGCGCCGGCAGCGTCGTCGTGCATGACGTCCCGACGGCGAAGGTGATTGCAGGTAACCCGGCGCGCATCATTCGCACTCTTGATGGCAGCAGCGACATGGAGGTGTGA
- a CDS encoding cytochrome C551: MAQPRIAAKEPAVLTLEAGTYFWCLCGRSRDQPFCDGSHEGTGIEPVEFSLSETKEVALCQCKHTKTPPYCDGTHQTL, encoded by the coding sequence ATGGCACAGCCACGCATTGCAGCGAAGGAGCCGGCAGTCCTGACCCTGGAAGCCGGCACGTACTTCTGGTGCCTCTGTGGACGATCAAGAGACCAGCCGTTCTGTGATGGGTCGCATGAAGGAACCGGGATCGAGCCGGTGGAGTTTTCCTTATCTGAAACCAAAGAAGTGGCGCTGTGCCAGTGCAAGCACACCAAAACGCCGCCATATTGTGACGGCACGCACCAGACACTGTGA
- a CDS encoding iron-binding protein → MADRSITIMNNGPYLVSGSIPLSLQTIEPDDEGGSGEWVEGKAIPTSTQYALCRCGASNRKPFCDGTHATIGFDGTETANRAPVMDQAERLDGPTMQLVDARELCASGRFCDPHGRVWNQVKHTDDPEVRTRFIQQVQNCPAGRLMAIDKATGQSLEPTLPVSIGLVEDPLWGCSGPLWVRGGIPVIGADGHTYELRNRMTLCRCGRSKNKPFCDGTHGDSPKFRDGL, encoded by the coding sequence ATGGCCGACCGCAGTATCACCATCATGAACAACGGGCCTTATCTTGTGTCGGGTTCCATCCCGCTCTCACTGCAGACGATCGAACCAGACGATGAAGGCGGCTCGGGCGAGTGGGTCGAGGGAAAGGCCATTCCCACTTCAACGCAATATGCGCTCTGCCGATGTGGCGCATCGAACAGGAAGCCATTTTGTGACGGCACGCATGCCACCATCGGTTTTGACGGGACGGAGACTGCCAACCGTGCTCCTGTCATGGATCAGGCTGAACGGCTCGATGGTCCCACCATGCAGCTTGTCGATGCCAGAGAGTTGTGCGCCTCCGGACGGTTCTGCGATCCGCACGGCCGCGTCTGGAATCAAGTGAAACACACCGATGATCCCGAGGTGCGGACGAGGTTCATTCAACAGGTGCAGAATTGCCCCGCCGGCCGATTAATGGCGATCGATAAAGCCACGGGACAGTCGTTGGAACCCACGTTGCCGGTGTCGATCGGCCTGGTCGAAGATCCGCTCTGGGGATGCAGCGGTCCGTTATGGGTGCGTGGGGGGATTCCAGTAATCGGCGCGGATGGCCACACTTATGAACTACGCAACCGGATGACGCTCTGTCGTTGCGGGAGGTCCAAGAATAAACCCTTCTGCGATGGAACCCACGGGGACAGTCCAAAGTTTCGTGACGGGCTCTGA
- a CDS encoding 4-oxalocrotonate tautomerase: MPLWKIYHPTEAFTADDKKTLAKRITDVYAGVPIPRFYVVCVFEEMAKGSCFVGGEPHHKFIRFKVDQIARTIPGPILREWWMRTLDDAIAPFVKDKGYDWEISIDETPFDLWSLQGELAPPFESVAEKRWVKENKASRYTLAEKLPVNLVLAPGIADR; this comes from the coding sequence ATGCCATTGTGGAAGATTTACCATCCAACTGAAGCATTTACAGCCGACGATAAGAAGACCCTGGCCAAACGAATCACGGACGTGTATGCGGGCGTTCCGATCCCGCGCTTTTACGTCGTGTGCGTATTTGAAGAAATGGCAAAGGGGTCGTGTTTTGTCGGCGGCGAACCGCATCACAAATTCATTCGCTTCAAGGTGGATCAGATTGCCAGAACGATACCTGGCCCGATTCTCAGGGAATGGTGGATGCGGACGCTGGATGACGCCATCGCTCCATTCGTCAAGGACAAGGGATACGATTGGGAGATTTCCATCGACGAAACCCCGTTCGATCTATGGTCGCTCCAAGGAGAACTCGCCCCGCCTTTTGAATCGGTGGCTGAAAAGCGGTGGGTGAAGGAAAATAAGGCGAGTCGCTATACCTTAGCGGAAAAACTTCCGGTCAATTTGGTTCTGGCTCCTGGCATAGCGGATCGGTAA
- a CDS encoding glyoxalase: MKAHYLGHVVFYVKNLERSLGFYRDLLGFQEVGRIFNGAAAALTSGRTHHELLLIQVGDAPGPSNGRRRGLYHIGIKIGDSLEALRQAKRELEQAGIAIDGMSDHTVSQSLYLKDPDGNEVELYVDADESIWKSNPAAVVSPIKPLNL; the protein is encoded by the coding sequence ATGAAAGCGCATTATTTGGGCCACGTTGTTTTCTATGTGAAGAATCTTGAACGATCGCTCGGTTTCTACCGAGACCTACTGGGATTTCAGGAAGTCGGGCGGATCTTTAACGGAGCGGCGGCCGCCCTGACGTCAGGGCGCACGCATCACGAATTGCTGTTGATCCAAGTCGGCGATGCGCCTGGGCCGTCCAATGGACGCCGACGTGGGCTTTACCATATCGGGATCAAGATCGGCGACAGTCTCGAGGCATTGCGCCAAGCCAAGCGGGAATTGGAACAAGCAGGGATTGCGATCGACGGCATGAGCGATCACACGGTCAGCCAAAGCTTGTATCTCAAAGACCCCGACGGGAACGAGGTCGAACTCTACGTTGATGCGGACGAGTCGATATGGAAGAGCAATCCGGCGGCGGTGGTGTCGCCGATCAAGCCACTCAATCTCTAA
- a CDS encoding glyoxalase: MAVQVYGCNHVVIEVTDAKKAVKFYQDVFGLKMLRGGEGAAWCKLGEHQFMAIFEVAKLQPDRTKHFGLMVRDARQIQEVRRKLTKKYKLKLHPDFRCDFRDPWGNRIQVGDLNDESLVWLLPYQEVQKAGVTFVSNQRKEKQRRHN, from the coding sequence ATGGCCGTTCAAGTGTATGGCTGCAACCACGTCGTGATCGAAGTCACCGATGCCAAGAAAGCAGTCAAGTTCTATCAGGACGTGTTCGGGTTGAAGATGCTGCGAGGCGGTGAAGGAGCTGCTTGGTGCAAACTCGGCGAGCACCAGTTCATGGCTATTTTCGAGGTCGCGAAACTACAGCCCGATCGCACCAAACATTTCGGGCTCATGGTTCGTGACGCGCGGCAGATTCAAGAAGTGCGCAGGAAGCTGACCAAGAAGTACAAGTTGAAGCTCCATCCGGACTTTCGTTGCGACTTTCGCGACCCATGGGGAAACCGCATTCAAGTCGGCGATCTCAATGATGAATCGCTGGTCTGGCTGCTTCCCTATCAGGAGGTGCAAAAAGCCGGTGTGACGTTTGTCTCGAACCAACGCAAAGAGAAGCAACGGCGACACAATTGA
- a CDS encoding succinate-semialdehyde dehydrogenase (in Escherichia coli this enzyme appears to be an NAD+/NADP+-dependent succinate semialdehyde dehydrogenase) translates to MPYQTINPATGVIVETYHDILDTDLEEAIATAHACYERDWRHRSVTERARIVSGAAAKLREHAEEYARYVTLEVGKLIGTSRAEVSLSADILDYYAGHAEEFLRTRTLPESPGATLETRPLGIILAIEPWNFPYYQIARVLGPQLMAGNVVIVKHAENVPQCALAFARLFESAGAPPGAYTNIFASIRQVEHLIEDSRVRGVTVTGSERAGSAVAERAGRNLKKSVMELGGSDPFIVLEDAPLEESIEAAVFGRMFNTGQSCVSSKRIIVIGKERGRDFLEGFVKRMAILKAGNPEDPSTTLGPLSSEKAMNVLLKQIDSAKTGGARVVLGGGRIDRPGFYIEPTILTDIDPSNPIYSQELFGPVASYYVVESEDEAIALANATPFGLGASVFTSNMEDGQRVAERIDSGMVFINQPAWTAPELPFGGVKNSGFGRELSELGFGEFVNRKLVNLAPAGSPFWGPVGDRVMSGTAL, encoded by the coding sequence ATGCCCTATCAAACCATCAACCCAGCAACTGGAGTGATCGTAGAGACCTACCACGACATACTCGACACCGATCTGGAAGAGGCGATTGCCACGGCACACGCGTGTTATGAGCGGGATTGGCGTCATCGTTCGGTTACGGAACGGGCGCGAATCGTTTCGGGTGCGGCGGCGAAGCTCCGTGAGCATGCGGAGGAGTATGCGCGATACGTCACCCTTGAAGTAGGGAAACTGATCGGCACGTCGCGTGCGGAAGTGTCGTTGTCCGCGGATATTCTTGACTACTACGCCGGCCACGCGGAGGAGTTTCTGAGGACGAGGACACTGCCTGAATCTCCAGGCGCGACGCTTGAAACACGGCCGCTCGGAATTATCCTCGCCATTGAGCCATGGAATTTTCCCTATTATCAGATCGCGCGGGTCCTCGGACCGCAGCTGATGGCCGGCAATGTGGTGATCGTCAAACATGCGGAAAATGTCCCGCAATGCGCGCTCGCGTTCGCACGGCTTTTCGAATCGGCCGGCGCGCCCCCTGGGGCCTATACGAATATCTTTGCCAGTATCCGCCAGGTCGAGCACCTCATCGAAGATTCCAGGGTGCGAGGGGTGACCGTGACCGGAAGCGAACGCGCGGGCTCTGCAGTCGCGGAGCGCGCCGGGCGCAACCTCAAGAAATCGGTGATGGAACTCGGAGGCAGTGATCCATTTATCGTTCTCGAAGACGCTCCGTTGGAAGAAAGCATCGAGGCCGCTGTCTTTGGACGGATGTTCAATACCGGTCAGAGCTGCGTCTCTTCGAAACGGATCATCGTTATTGGAAAAGAACGCGGCAGGGACTTCCTCGAGGGGTTTGTCAAAAGAATGGCGATCCTCAAGGCCGGCAATCCCGAAGATCCGTCTACCACACTTGGTCCGCTATCGTCCGAAAAGGCGATGAACGTCCTGCTGAAACAGATAGACAGTGCAAAAACAGGCGGCGCTCGTGTAGTGCTCGGCGGTGGGCGAATCGATCGACCTGGTTTCTACATCGAACCTACGATTCTCACGGATATTGACCCAAGCAACCCTATCTACTCGCAGGAATTATTCGGGCCGGTCGCCTCCTATTATGTTGTGGAGAGTGAGGACGAAGCTATTGCGCTGGCCAACGCGACACCCTTCGGGCTTGGAGCTTCTGTCTTTACGAGTAATATGGAGGACGGCCAGCGCGTTGCTGAGCGAATCGACAGCGGCATGGTCTTTATCAATCAACCAGCATGGACTGCGCCGGAGTTACCGTTTGGCGGTGTTAAGAATTCAGGATTCGGCCGAGAATTGTCGGAACTTGGTTTCGGCGAGTTTGTGAACAGAAAGCTCGTTAATCTTGCCCCTGCGGGCTCGCCATTCTGGGGTCCGGTGGGCGACAGAGTGATGAGTGGAACTGCCCTGTAA
- a CDS encoding Fis family transcriptional regulator codes for MSVVDPLAEQYRALLEVSESIAAHHDLTELFRALAQRLPRVLKFSSIVLALHNPSKNVMRLHVLEDPRPLPVSPGLEFPVEDVPGGWVWQHQQPLVCINLEQETRFPKVMPMIRQAGIRSLCIVPLTSARERLGAMGVGSLEDHHYGQAEIDFLQQVAKQVAVAVENTLNFTRAHQSEQEIRRQYERERLMLEINNAVVSHLSLRDLLKAISLSLRRIIPHDAALLTLHEPGGDQLRLHALDLHMFGTVPFEEGVLISSHDTPEGQAIASRQPVLVGPVVDLTRFSSPWVLHAVENGVRSGCAVPLITHNRTVGALSVVSVHENAFGEADAMLLSQCAKQIAIAVENVLAYQEIATLKDKLNKEKLYLEDEIRSELNFEEIIGESPAIKQVLKQVGIVAPTDSTVLILGETGTGKELLARAIHDRSKRRDRTFVKLNCAAIPTGLLESELFGHERGAFTGAIATKVGRFELADGGTLFLDEVGDIPLELQSKLLRVLQEQEFERLGSTRTIKVSVRLLAATNRDLADMVENKLFRSDLYYRLNVFPLTVPALRDRRQDIPLLVRYFVQQLARRMDKSIDMIPTETITALSRYDWPGNIRELENLIERAVILSQGTDLRVPLGELKTARGHADQSVTTLQAAERDHILRALEKTNWVIAGPSGAATLLGMKRSTLQSRMVKLGISRRP; via the coding sequence ATGTCTGTGGTCGATCCCCTGGCTGAGCAGTACCGCGCCCTCCTGGAAGTATCCGAATCCATTGCGGCGCACCACGATCTGACCGAATTGTTCCGTGCTCTCGCCCAGCGACTTCCTCGCGTGCTCAAGTTCTCATCCATCGTGCTGGCCCTGCATAACCCGAGTAAGAATGTCATGCGCCTGCATGTGCTGGAAGACCCGCGGCCCTTGCCTGTGTCGCCCGGTCTCGAATTTCCCGTCGAAGACGTTCCGGGCGGTTGGGTGTGGCAGCATCAGCAGCCTCTTGTCTGCATCAATCTTGAGCAAGAGACTCGATTCCCCAAGGTGATGCCGATGATCCGCCAGGCGGGTATCCGGTCATTGTGCATCGTCCCTCTGACTTCGGCGCGTGAGCGTCTGGGTGCGATGGGTGTCGGAAGTCTGGAAGATCATCACTACGGACAAGCGGAGATCGATTTTCTGCAGCAGGTCGCCAAACAAGTCGCTGTCGCGGTTGAAAACACGCTGAACTTTACACGTGCGCATCAGTCTGAGCAGGAAATACGGCGGCAGTATGAGCGTGAGCGCTTGATGCTGGAAATCAACAATGCCGTCGTGTCGCACCTCAGTCTTCGCGACCTCCTCAAAGCAATCTCTCTCAGTCTACGTCGCATCATCCCCCACGATGCCGCGCTGTTGACACTTCACGAGCCCGGGGGCGATCAGCTTCGCCTTCACGCCCTGGATTTGCATATGTTCGGCACAGTTCCCTTTGAGGAGGGGGTGCTCATTTCGTCGCACGATACCCCCGAAGGGCAGGCCATCGCCTCACGGCAACCCGTGTTGGTTGGTCCCGTTGTGGATTTGACGCGATTTTCTTCCCCCTGGGTCCTGCACGCGGTCGAAAATGGCGTGAGATCGGGCTGTGCGGTTCCCTTGATCACACACAACCGTACCGTTGGGGCACTGAGTGTCGTGAGTGTGCACGAAAATGCGTTCGGTGAAGCGGATGCTATGCTGCTCAGCCAGTGCGCCAAGCAAATCGCCATCGCGGTCGAGAACGTCCTGGCGTATCAGGAAATCGCAACCCTGAAAGACAAACTCAACAAAGAAAAGCTCTATCTTGAAGACGAAATCCGGAGCGAATTGAACTTCGAGGAGATTATCGGGGAGAGTCCGGCGATCAAGCAAGTACTGAAACAAGTGGGCATCGTGGCGCCCACGGACTCCACAGTGCTGATCCTTGGTGAGACGGGTACGGGGAAAGAACTGCTCGCCCGCGCCATCCATGACCGAAGCAAGCGCCGTGACCGGACCTTTGTCAAACTGAACTGCGCGGCGATTCCCACGGGATTGCTCGAGAGTGAGTTGTTCGGCCACGAGCGGGGGGCTTTTACCGGGGCGATTGCCACCAAAGTCGGACGGTTCGAGCTGGCGGATGGAGGCACGCTCTTCCTCGATGAAGTAGGGGACATTCCCCTTGAATTACAGTCGAAGCTGCTGCGGGTTCTCCAAGAACAGGAGTTCGAGCGGCTGGGCAGCACCAGAACCATCAAGGTGAGTGTGCGGCTCCTCGCGGCCACGAATCGGGACCTCGCAGACATGGTGGAGAACAAACTCTTTCGGAGCGACCTGTATTATCGGTTGAATGTGTTTCCGCTCACCGTACCGGCGCTGCGGGACCGCCGCCAAGACATTCCTCTTCTGGTTCGGTATTTCGTCCAACAGTTGGCTCGGCGCATGGATAAGAGTATCGACATGATTCCCACCGAGACCATCACGGCCTTATCCCGCTACGACTGGCCTGGCAACATTCGTGAGCTGGAAAACTTAATCGAGCGGGCCGTTATTCTGTCTCAAGGGACCGACTTGCGTGTTCCTCTCGGTGAATTGAAAACCGCGCGAGGCCATGCGGATCAATCTGTAACAACCCTCCAAGCGGCCGAGCGCGACCACATCTTGCGCGCACTTGAAAAAACCAATTGGGTCATAGCTGGCCCCTCCGGAGCCGCTACGCTGCTCGGCATGAAACGGTCCACGTTGCAATCGAGAATGGTCAAGCTCGGAATCTCTCGCCGGCCCTGA